Proteins from one Triticum aestivum cultivar Chinese Spring chromosome 7A, IWGSC CS RefSeq v2.1, whole genome shotgun sequence genomic window:
- the LOC123152275 gene encoding peroxidase 2: MAAAGDEKLYLLVACALLLLAVGCQASPLQIGFYHDRCPQAEAVVKGVMMEAISQNPGNGAAMIRMLFHDCFVEGCDASVLLDPTPFSPTPEKLSAPNNPSLRGFELIDAIKDALEAACPGVVSCADIIAFSARDASCILSGGKVDFEVPSGRRDGTFSNASESVKFLVPPTSNLSELVDSFVVKGLDAEDLVILSGAHTIGRSHCSAFVPDRLNVSSDIDGGLAAFLRGQCPADAAPGGNDPTVMQDVVTPNDLDKQYYNNVLSHTVLFTSDAALLTSEETARMVLDNANIPGWWEDRFEKAMVKMAGIEVKTGDQGQIRKNCRAIN, translated from the exons ATGGCGGCTGCTGGTGATGAGAAGCTGTACCTTCTGGTGGCGTGTGCTTTGCTGCTGCTAGCCGTGGGGTGCCAGGCCAGCCCTCTGCAGATTGGGTTCTACCACGACAGGTGCCCCCAGGCGGAGGCCGTCGTCAAGGGCGTCATGATGGAGGCCATCTCCCAGAACCCCGGCAATGGCGCGGCCATGATCCGCATGctcttccacgactgcttcgtcgAG GGTTGTGACGCTTCGGTCCTCCTGGACCCGACCCCGTTCAGCCCGACACCGGAGAAGCTCAGCGCGCCCAACAATCCCTCCCTGCGTGGCTTCGAGCTGATCGACGCCATCAAGGACGCCCTCGAGGCGGCCTGCCCAGGCGTCGTCTCCTGCGCTGACATCATCGCTTTCTCGGCCCGCGACGCGTCCTGCATCCTCAGCGGGGGCAAGGTGGACTTTGAGGTGCCGTCCGGCCGCCGCGACGGCACCTTCTCCAACGCCTCTGAGTCGGTTAAGTTCCTCGTCCCACCCACGTCCAACCTCAGCGAACTCGTGGACAGCTTCGTCGTCAAGGGCCTCGACGCGGAAGACCTAGTCATCCTCTCCGGCGCGCACACCATCGGGCGCTCCCACTGCTCCGCCTTCGTCCCCGACCGCCTCAACGTCTCCTCCGACATCGACGGTGGCCTCGCCGCGTTCCTGCGTGGCCAGTGCCCAGCCGACGCTGCCCCGGGCGGCAACGACCCCACGGTGATGCAGGACGTGGTGACCCCGAACGATCTGGACAAGCAGTACTACAACAACGTGCTGTCGCACACGGTGCTCTTCACCTCCGACGCGGCGCTCCTGACGTCGGAGGAGACGGCGAGGATGGTGCTGGACAATGCCAACATCCCTGGCTGGTGGGAGGACAGGTTCGAGAAGGCCATGGTGAAGATGGCCGGCATCGAGGTCAAGACCGGCGATCAGGGACAGATCAGGAAGAACTGCCGCGCAATCAACTAG